One segment of Triticum aestivum cultivar Chinese Spring chromosome 2A, IWGSC CS RefSeq v2.1, whole genome shotgun sequence DNA contains the following:
- the LOC123190369 gene encoding AT-hook motif nuclear-localized protein 10: MDGRAQPQQQQTPLPLPLPPPPQQTTPPPTPQTQTPRVSSPPPVAPGVMMPQHAYGAMPPGSASVMHGMPLAFNPMASPGASQAALKPADMPPLAMYRPDSTPPGMPQSVGGGGGALVVSVSGSGSGGELVKKKRGRPRKYGPDGTMGSAVKAEAGGQSGGAGSNSNPDGKRRGRPPGSGKKKQLDALGSAGTSFTPHIITVKPNEDVASKIMSFSQQGPRTTCIISANGALCTATLRQPATSGGIVTYEGHFDILSLSGSFLLAEDGDTRSRTGGLSVALAGSDGRIVGGCVAGMLMAATPVQVVVGSFIAEGNKKPKEEQPKREPTSAPMLTSAPMQTPAGFGAASAAATPSDGTSSDHSDDPGSPMGPNGSTFNNAGHPTHASYAPVGWSLSGNQGRYDPDMKMVTD, translated from the exons ATGGACGGCCGGGCtcagccgcagcagcagcagacgccgctgccgctgccgctgccgccgccgccgcagcagacgacgccaccgccgacgccgcaGACGCAGACGCCGCGCGTGAGCTCGCCGCCGCCGGTGGCCCCCGGCGTCATGATGCCGCAGCACGCCTACGGCGCGATGCCGCCGGGCTCCGCGAGCGTCATGCACGGGATGCCGCTCGCCTTCAACCCCATGGCGTCGCCCGGGGCCTCGCAGGCGGCATTGAAGCCCGCGGACATGCCGCCGCTCGCCATGTACCGGCCCGATTCCACCCCGCCGGGCATGCCGCagtccgtcggcggcggcggtggcgccctGGTGGTCAGcgtcagcggcagcggcagcggcggggagctcgtgaagaagaagaggggaaggcCGAGGAAGTACGGGCCGGACGGGACCATGGGCTCGGCGGTGAAGGCCGAGGCGGGCGGGCAGTCTGGTGGCGCGGGCTCCAACTCGAATCCTGACGGGAAGCGCAGAGGACGGCCCCCGGGATCTGGCAAAAAGAAACAGCTCGATGCCTTAG GTTCAGCTGGGACATCATTTACTCCTCACATAATAACTGTCAAGCCTAATGAG GATGTTGCTTCGAAAATAATGTCTTTTTCACAACAAGGCCCACGTACTACATGTATAATCTCAGCAAACGGTGCGCTGTGCACAGCAACACTCCGTCAACCAGCAACCTCTGGTGGCATAGTGACATATGAG GGCCACTTTGATATTCTCTCTCTGTCGGGCTCATTTCTGCTGGCAGAGGATGGTGACACTCGTAGCAGGACAGGTGGTCTGAGTGTTGCTCTGGCTGGAAGCGATGGGCGTATCGTAGGAGGTTGTGTTGCAGGAATGCTTATGGCTGCAACGCCTGTCCAG GTTGTGGTGGGCAGCTTCATCGCCGAAGGTAACAAAAAGCCCAAGGAAGAACAACCGAAACGCGAGCCAACATCTGCGCCGATGCTTACATCTGCGCCGATGCAGACGCCTGCTGGCTTCGGTGCAGCCTCAGCTGCTGCTACGCCATCAGATGGAACATCAAGTGACCATTCTGATGACCCAGGGAGCCCTATGGGACCCAACGGTAGCACGTTCAACAATGCAGGCCATCCGACACACGCTTCATATGCTCCGGTGGGCTGGTCCCTCTCCGGGAACCAAGGCCGCTACGACCCAGACATGAAGATGGTGACCGACTAA